The segment GGATTGTTGATTTCGGCGATCGTGACATCGAAAAACGTTGCGCCTAAGCGAATTTCATCGACTTCGAACACGCCGTTCTGGCTGCCCAAACGCAGCTCATCGATCTGCCGGATGCGGTTGCCATCACCGTTGAGTGCTGCGGGGTCTTCGTTGAACTGATACCCAGCGATGTCAGGGGTGGTTGGCAAGGTGCCGAGGGTCGGATTGATGAACAGGTCGACAAAGTCGTCGTTGCCGCTGGCGCCGATAGTGATCTTGGCAACAAGCAGGGTGTCGGTGGTCGAATCGCTGCCGGCTACTCCGACTGGTCCTTGCACGCCCTGATCGAGGCCCCATTCCGAGCCGCCTTCGCCACCAACTTTGCCGATGTAGAGCACTTCGTCACCGAAGAACTTGACCAGCGAAACGCCCCCAAAGAAGGCATTCGCTTCAGACTTCGCCAGAAAGCTGAGCCAGTACTCACCAGGCCCAAGCGCGTCTTCGGGTTCACCCTTGGCGGTGACATCGCCTCCAAGTTCGAAGCTGTAAAACGAAAGGTTGAACGGATTGGCGTTCATCTCATCGTCTTCAGCCGAACTGACGCGGCGGTTCCCCGACGTCGGCAGTAGGCCCTGGGGGTCGACCAAGCTGCCTTCGACGATTGTCGAGCCCGTGCCGAAGGGCGGCGGAAACGTGAAGTTGACCGAATCGGACCACAGGTTGACCCCAAAACCGAGGTCCGAACCGCCAAGAGCTTCCAGCTCAAAGCCCGCGGGATAGCTCAGGTCGCCAAAGCTAATCTCGTGAGTAAGTTGCGCCTGCGTTGATGTACCCAGTGCCAAGAAACTCGCCGCCAAAGCAAGCGAGCGTGTGAAAAATACTTGTTTGGACGGCATGCGAGTCTCCGGGTTAAAGCGGGCCGGTTGGCCTGCATTTGAAATGCGTGTTACGAAACAGGAATCACGAAAGGCAGAAAGTCTGCCAGGAATGAACCCGACCTTGCAGATCGGAACAGCGCTGGTCAGCATCGTCTCGCGCGTCCAAGCAACGCCAGGCCGGCAAACGCCAACCCTGCCGCTGCCGGTTCCGGTAGGGCGACGTCGGCAAATTCGGTTCCTATCCGAATCTCATCAACCGCAAACGAGCCGCCGCCGCTTCCCAGCCGGATCTCGTCCATGGCTCGGTTGTCGTTGACGTCTTCGTTAAACGAGTACGTCAAGTCGGCCACCATTGGCGCGATCGAACCGAGCGAGGGGTTGATGAACATCTCCGCGGTGTCATCGTTCGCGCCGGCGCCGATCGTGAGGCGCACCACGATAAAAGTATCCAGCGTCGCGTCGCTGCCTGCGACGGTTTGGCCGCCGGCTGCGCCCTGATCAAATCCCCACTCGTTTGATCCGGCGCCGCCGACCTTGCCGATGTACAGGATTTCCGGGCCGAAGAACTTGGTGAAGGAGAGGCCGCCGAAGTCTGCGCCATCGGTCGCGCGACCGATGAAGCTCAGCCAATGCACGCCGGCCCCTAGGTTGTCTTCGCCTACGACGCCGTTGTCGCCGCCGTTGTCTTGGTCCATGGTGTAGAAGGCCAGGTCGAAGTCGCCGGCGGTGGCGGCGTGGTTCCCGGCCACGGGCAGCCCGGCCGGGGCCGTAAGGTTGCCCGAAACGATCGCGTTGCCGGGGTTGTTGTCGAACCAGGTGTTGGCTCCGAATCCAAGGTCCGAGCCGCCGGTGCCGCCGATGTTGCTGCCGACGGGATAGCCGGCATCGAACGGCACGTAGTGGGTCAGTGTTGCATTGGCCGAAAAAGTCACCGTGATTCCGCCCAACGTGGCGGCAGCTAAGCAGACGCGGTGATGTGATCTTGCTGATTTCATGTCGAATTCCTCCTAGAGCCTGGGCAGGTATTGCCCAAAGATGAATGAACGCGGGCCGACGAGAAACGGCCTCTGGACGCCACCAACATATCAAGCTGGGAAGGGGATGCAAGAAGTTTAGAAACAAATTGCGTAAATTTTAATCTTGAAAATTGATGATTTTCGGTGAATTTCGCGAATAGTCTGATATGATTTTTTTGTTGCGTAATTTGTTGCAGTTCCGTCGACCCCGTGCCTATGTCCCATTCGTGCGCTCAGTAGCTGCCCGCCAGAACCAGAGACCTCTCATGACTTGGATAAGCAGAGCGTGTTTCCTTGTTGCCGTCGTGGCTCTCTGGCCATCTTTCGCGGCAAGTGATTCGGGGCGGTTCGGCTGGCTTCGGACTCAGGGCCCTCAGTTCGTGGATGAATCGGGAGACCGCGTGGTCCTCCAGGGCTGCAATATCGGCAACTGGTTCTTGCTCGAGATGTGGATGCTGACCATCGATCACGGTCAGTTCGCCGACCAGTACGACTTTGAGAACAACCTCGCCCGGCGATTCGGAGAAGACGAGAAGGACCGCCTGATGGAGGTCTACCGAGAGAACTGGATGACGCCGCGCGACTTCGAGAACATCCGGTCGTTCGGCTTCAACGTCATCCGTTTGCCGTTCAACTACCGGCTACTCGAGAACGACGACGCGCCAGGCGTGGTTAAGCCCAATGGATTTGCTTGGCTGGATCGTGCGATCGACATGGCGGAAGACGCCGGGCTGTACGTGATCCTGGACATGCACGGGGTCCCGGGCGGGCAGAGCGTCGACCACCCAACCGGCCGAGTCGAACAGAACAAGCTCTGGGACGGGCCGGTTTACGCCGATCGCACGGCCGCGTTGTGGAAGAAGATCGCGGAGCGCTACCGCGATCGCAGCAGCGTCGCGGGCTACGACGTGATCAACGAGCCGTACGGCGACTGGGGCGCGACCGACGTTCGGCCGAAGCTGCGTACGATCTTCGAACAGATCTACCACGCCATCCGCGAAGTCGACGAGCGTCACATCGTCTTCGCGCCCGCGCCACTGTGGGGTGGTTTGGGTTTTTACGGCAACCCGCACGACAACCGTTGGACTAACGTCGCGTTCACGGAGCACCACTACCCCGGACTCTTCGGCGATACGCCAAGCATGGCGACCCACGCCAACTTTATCTATCGCGTCTTGCCCGAGAAGCAGGCGTTTTTGGAAGAAGTGCAGACTCCGATGTTCATCGGCGAATGGAATCCGGTCTTCGAGAACCTCGGCGGCGGCGATCTGATGCGCCGTTACTTCGACGAGTATGGCCAACGCGGCTGGGCTGCCACTATCTGGTCGTACAAGATTCTGCACCCCGAAGGCGGCGTCATCGACGACAACTGGTACATGGTCAGCAACGCCGGGCCGCTGAACAGTCCGAACTTTGAAACTGCGTCCAAGAAAGAGATTGAGGCGTACTTCAAGAGTTTCGCCACGATGGAATATGTCGTCGATGAGCCGATGCGATTGGCGTTGACACGCGAAGACCGGGTCGATCTGGACCTGCCCGTGCCGCCGCCGCCGATGACCGAAGCGCCCCATACAGACCCGATCCCGGGCTGGACCGCGACCGACATCGGCGGCGCTATCTCCGGCGGTCAACGCCGCGACGGGCAGAGGGAGATCACCATCTATGGCGGCGGGCAAGACATCTGGAACGATGCGGACGCGTTCCGGCTGGTTTGGCGCGAGTTCGAAGGCGACTTCACCGTCACCGCGACCGTCAACAGCCTGCGGGACACGCACCGATACGCCAAGGCGGGCTTGATGGCCCGCGCCGGCCTTGAGCCTGGGGCGGCGCACGTGCTGGTCCACGCCAATCCGAACGGCCATGTTGCCGGATCGCGTCGCGCTCAGCCCGGCGCGTTGATGACGGAGGACTCCGTTGACAACCACGCCTGGCCGATCCGACTGCGCCTCACGCGGCGCGGCGACGCGTTCACCACCGAGTACGCCACCAATGACACCGAGTGGCATCCGCTCGGCGAGCCCAGCGTGGTCCCCGCGATCGGTAAGCGCTGCCTGATCGGCATGGCGGTGCTCAGCCACGTACGCGGCGAGTTGACCGAGGCACGGTTTTCCGAGATTTATGTAGGTATCTCACCGTGAGTCGCGGGTAACGGTTGACCCAGTGCTAGTGATGCCCGTAGTCCAATCCTAGGAGTCGTTGAGAACACCATGCCAACCGTCCGAGACATTGCGAGCAACATCGGCGTCTCTGCCTCCACGGTTTCCCGATCGCTTAGCGGTTCACCCCAAATCAGCGAAGACGTGCGTGAGCGGGTACTGAAGGAAGCGCGACGTATCGGCTACGGCCGTGTCAAGACTTCGTCGCAATCGGCCGCGGCGACCACGCTCGGTGTTGCATTCCTGAATCAGTTCGCTTGGCCGCATTTCACCGGTTACGACTCGCTGATCTGGGCGGGCATCATGCGCGGTGCCCAGGAAGTACAGTCCGATGTTACTTTTGTTGATTTAAATCAGCGGTCGCGCGGGGAGAGCTACCGTGCGTTTTTAGCGAGTCGCGGCGTTCACGGTTTAATCCTACGAGTCGATAGCGAGACCCGCGACGCTGCGAACGACATTGCCGCGGACGGCGTCGAAGTGGTTGTGATCGCCGATCGCTACGAAGAGCCCG is part of the Planctomycetota bacterium genome and harbors:
- a CDS encoding cellulase family glycosylhydrolase → MDESGDRVVLQGCNIGNWFLLEMWMLTIDHGQFADQYDFENNLARRFGEDEKDRLMEVYRENWMTPRDFENIRSFGFNVIRLPFNYRLLENDDAPGVVKPNGFAWLDRAIDMAEDAGLYVILDMHGVPGGQSVDHPTGRVEQNKLWDGPVYADRTAALWKKIAERYRDRSSVAGYDVINEPYGDWGATDVRPKLRTIFEQIYHAIREVDERHIVFAPAPLWGGLGFYGNPHDNRWTNVAFTEHHYPGLFGDTPSMATHANFIYRVLPEKQAFLEEVQTPMFIGEWNPVFENLGGGDLMRRYFDEYGQRGWAATIWSYKILHPEGGVIDDNWYMVSNAGPLNSPNFETASKKEIEAYFKSFATMEYVVDEPMRLALTREDRVDLDLPVPPPPMTEAPHTDPIPGWTATDIGGAISGGQRRDGQREITIYGGGQDIWNDADAFRLVWREFEGDFTVTATVNSLRDTHRYAKAGLMARAGLEPGAAHVLVHANPNGHVAGSRRAQPGALMTEDSVDNHAWPIRLRLTRRGDAFTTEYATNDTEWHPLGEPSVVPAIGKRCLIGMAVLSHVRGELTEARFSEIYVGISP
- a CDS encoding PEP-CTERM sorting domain-containing protein, producing MPSKQVFFTRSLALAASFLALGTSTQAQLTHEISFGDLSYPAGFELEALGGSDLGFGVNLWSDSVNFTFPPPFGTGSTIVEGSLVDPQGLLPTSGNRRVSSAEDDEMNANPFNLSFYSFELGGDVTAKGEPEDALGPGEYWLSFLAKSEANAFFGGVSLVKFFGDEVLYIGKVGGEGGSEWGLDQGVQGPVGVAGSDSTTDTLLVAKITIGASGNDDFVDLFINPTLGTLPTTPDIAGYQFNEDPAALNGDGNRIRQIDELRLGSQNGVFEVDEIRLGATFFDVTIAEINNPGVLGDFNESGSVEQGDLNLVLNNWGTVRTFDDPAGTVFGSLLVDQEELNAVLNNWGSSSAPSFEGSAIPEPASLALLGGFAVAGLRRRTH